The Acyrthosiphon pisum isolate AL4f unplaced genomic scaffold, pea_aphid_22Mar2018_4r6ur Scaffold_21473;HRSCAF=24072, whole genome shotgun sequence genome includes a region encoding these proteins:
- the LOC103311853 gene encoding uncharacterized protein LOC103311853 has translation MGKTQYPQKFRDEWLVESLFKDWLLKIEENDTKCRCRFCKTEINSKRFDLLQHSKSKKHLEASKAFSTSRSMTTFVQQTSLKTAAAEGALALFIAVHCSILSCDHLGILCKKQFQESEAGKNIRMHRTKCTTVIINVLSPHFQATLRASIGDQPFSLLIDESTDISVLKFLGITIMYFDLKVGKIVSTYLALVEMEACDADAIQKAVCDAIEKKGLDITKMVGLGSDNASVMVGINNGVYTKLKEKVPSLIHIPCVCHSLQLAVSAAASATLPRNIDYLIKETYNWFSHSTLRQAQYKNLYSAINDGHNPLKIVKSCDTRWLSIETAVCRILTQWIELKTLFGIARQKEKCYSAEVLYGMYCDSNNLAYLTYLHPILKEVQMVNKSFESNNADPSKLLCDLTLLVSSVAKRFVNPYCREDPLVCNMDSHISPNIQWPYEFTQILQDSKSSEESKKLLKERLVSFLQILLKQLQQRLPKNIALMEKVSMISIKNCLRVIKEPLTPFLELLKLDVQIIDKINFQWQNLTHVKWIEKANTIKFWQEVAEYSDASGLNPYNELSSVAIKLLSLPWSNADVERLFSQMNIVKTKLRNRMGPKLLDSILTIKAGLRRVEMCCSQYPLPPEVLTLVSKAYNISPSQENLPQNNNEGEGHLGEYLDVDSPILF, from the coding sequence ATGGGTAAAACTCAATACCCACAGAAATTTAGAGATGAGTGGTTAGTCGAATCTTTATTTAAAGACtggttattaaaaattgaagaaaacGACACTAAATGTAGATGTCGATTTTGCAAGACTGAAATAAATTCCAAACGTTTTGATCTTTTGCaacattcaaaatcaaaaaaacatctAGAGGCCTCCAAAGCGTTTTCAACGTCTCGATCAATGACTACTTTTGTACAACAGACCTCATTAAAGACAGCAGCTGCAGAAGGTGCTCTAGCATTATTTATCGCAGTCCATTGCTCAATTTTGTCTTGTGACCACCTCGGAATATTATGCAAGAAACAATTCCAGGAATCGGAAGCAGGCAAAAACATAAGAATGCATCGTACAAAGTGTACaactgtaataattaatgtctTATCACCACATTTTCAAGCTACTCTAAGGGCAAGTATTGGGGATCAACCATTTAGTCTATTAATCGATGAGTCAACAGACATCAGCGTATTAAAGTTTTTAGGTATAACAATTATGTACTTTGACTTAAAAGTAGGTAAGATTGTTTCTACTTATTTGGCTTTAGTTGAGATGGAAGCATGTGATGCAGATGCCATACAAAAAGCTGTTTGTGAtgctattgaaaaaaaaggatTAGATATAACGAAGATGGTGGGTCTAGGAAGTGATAATGCGTCGGTGATGGTGGGAATCAACAATGGAGTTTACACAAAACTTAAGGAGAAAGTTCCTTCTCTAATCCATATTCCATGTGTATGCCATTCATTGCAACTAGCGGTTTCAGCAGCAGCAAGTGCGACATTACCCAGGAACATAGATTATTTGATCAAAGAAACATATAATTGGTTCAGCCACTCAACATTAAGACAGgctcaatataaaaatttatacaGTGCAATAAACGATGGACACAATCCTCTTAAAATTGTAAAGTCATGCGACACAAGATGGCTGTCCATTGAAACAGCTGTTTGTCGCATATTAACTCAATGGATTGAATTAAAAACACTATTTGGAATAGCTCGACagaaagaaaaatgttattcgGCAGAAGTTTTGTATGGTATGTATTGTGATTCAAACAACTTGgcttatttaacatatttacatcCAATATTAAAAGAAGTGCAAATGGTTAATAAGTCTTTTGAATCAAACAATGCAGATCCGAGTAAATTACTATGTGATCTAACACTTTTGGTGAGCTCAGTTGCAAAAAGATTTGTTAATCCTTATTGTCGAGAAGATCCTCTCGTATGCAACATGGATAGTCACATAAGTCCAAATATACAATGGCCCTATGAATTTACACAAATTCTACAAGACAGTAAATCATCAGAAGAAAGTAAGAAGCTATTGAAAGAAAGGTTAGTAAGTTTTTTGCAAATATTACTAAAACAATTGCAACAACGcttaccaaaaaatattgccTTAATGGAAAAAGTGTCAATGATATCCATAAAAAATTGTCTAAGAGTGATTAAGGAGCCACTGACACCATTTTTGGAACTATTGAAGTTAGATGTTCaaataattgacaaaataaattttcagtgGCAAAATTTAACTCACGTTAAATGGATAGAAAAAgccaatacaataaaattttggcAAGAAGTTGCAGAGTATAGTGATGCTAGTGGTTTAAATCCTTATAATGAGTTGTCGTCAGTAGCAATTAAACTGTTGTCATTACCGTGGTCAAATGCAGATGTGGAAAGGCTGTTCAGTCAGATGAATATAGTGAAGACCAAATTAAGAAATCGTATGGGTCCAAAACTACTTGATTCAATTTTAACCATAAAAGCTGGACTAAGACGTGTAGAAATGTGTTGCTCACAGTATCCATTGCCACCAGAAGTCTTAACCTTGGTATCAAAAGCATACAATATATCTCCATCTCAAGAAAATCTTCCTCAGAACAATAATGAAGGAGAAGGACACCTCGGTGAATATTTAGATGTTGATAGTCCTATATTGTTCTGA
- the LOC100569440 gene encoding uncharacterized protein LOC100569440, producing the protein MALREHDYVIAGNHDDEEFGVPDVAVILQDHDYIQQMPFVEIGPQDEEEDGEANEEQEHVIPGEPQEEEQPVEEDGEPPLVEEEDVAVVADVIVEGVPPETYRTLPGIRRNSTIYVDNLKFKYYKRELLVNTISLVCERQKNRRHPMCYGTASVSRDIMDNRISLINPHNHRADDIDLHVPYLREAIGNKGLDPTNTTASVRTIYNNEIIQHAEAACNYTHLQAVRRVGAMRSLQRPAIPQDIHALAITLNNPQYPAYSQTLQTPPSRFFQQEVVINGRSVGVVFANRVAIELYREDLNSVTLVGIDETFKTVPSHPTDLKCLLTFQIVYNSVAFPMVYVLLGSMTEETYCGVLRIIRQMLPLNYDRVRFVTDYEKALMNAVEQIFPTSRLVCCWFHFTQSIVRYCHRKLNNVLNLIRTHEEAARILRMVLALPHLPATRNNPLCPNICVLDGYNVIVRYAQQFPELQVIVDSFLENYILGFWINQIGPKKFSVFGEDHRTNNNLESFHSTLLKQMGTHPNIWDFLH; encoded by the exons ATGGCGCTGAGAGAACATGATTATGTCATTGCAGGCAACCACGATGATGAAGAATTTGGTGTTCCAGATGTAGCAGTAATTTTGCAAGATCACGATTATATCCAACAAATGCCCTTTGTTGAGATTGGGCCCCAAGATGAAGAAGAAGATGGTGAAGCAAATGAAGAACAAGAACATGTAATACCTGGAGAACCACAAGAAGAGGAACAACCCGTAGAAGAAGATGGAGAACCCCCCTTAGTAGAAGAAGAAGATGTAGCTGTAGTTGCAGATGTTATAGTTGAAGGAGTACCGCCTGAAACATACAGAACACTCCCTGGAATTCGACGTAATTCAACTATCTATGTAgacaatttgaaattcaaatactACAAACGTGAGCTTCTGGTCAACACCATTTCACTAGTTTGTGAGAGGCAAAAAAACCGCAGACATCCAATGTGTTATGGTACGGCATCAGTAAGTAGAGATATTATGGACAACAGAATTTCACTCATTAATCCTCACAACCATCGGGCCGACGATATAGACTTACATGTACCATACTTGAGAGAAGCAATTGGTAATAAGGGACTTGACCCAACCAATACAACAGCATCTGTAAGAACTATTTACAACAATGAAATTATCCA ACATGCGGAGGCCGCTTGTAATTATACTCATCTACAAGCTGTTAGAAGAGTAGGTGCGATGAGAAGTTTGCAACGACCAGCAATACCACAAGACATACATGCACTTGCCATAACATTGAATAATCCACAATATCCCGCCTATTCTCAAACATTGCAAACGCCACCTTCAAGATTTTTCCAGCAAGAGGTAGTCATCAATGGAAGAAGTGTAGGAGTTGTATTTGCAAACAGGGTTGCAATAGAACTGTACAGAGAAGATTTAAACTCTGTGACTTTGGTTGGTATTgatgaaacatttaaaactgtACCTAGTCACCCAACCGACTTAAAATGTCTTTTGACATttcaaatagtatacaatagtgtt gCATTTCCAATGGTGTATGTACTTTTGGGGAGTATGACTGAAGAGACATACTGTGGTGTACTTAGAATTATCAGACAAATGTTACCTTTAAATTACGACAGAGTTCGGTTTGTGACCGATTATGAAAAAGCACTGATGAATGCAGTTGAACAAATTTTTCCAACAAGCAGATTAGTTTGTTGTTGGTTTCATTTCACACAGAGTATCGTGCGATACTGCCATAGAAAATTGAACAATGTACTAAATTTAATCCGAACGCATGAAGAAGCAGCTAGAATTCTTAGAAtg gtCTTAGCTCTTCCTCACTTGCCTGCCACAAGAAACAATCCACTGTGTccaaatatttgtgtattagATGGATACAATGTCATAGTACGGTATGCCCAACAATTTCCTGAATTGCAAGTCATTGTAGATAGTTTTTTGGAGAATTATATCCTTGGTTTTTGGATTAACCAAATTGGACCAAAAAAATTTAGTGTCTTTGGAGAAGACCACcgtacaaacaataatttagaaTCGTTCCATTCAACTTTACTAAAGCAAATGGGTACCCACCCTAACATTTGGGATTTCCTAC atTAG